The Vigna unguiculata cultivar IT97K-499-35 chromosome 6, ASM411807v1, whole genome shotgun sequence genome contains a region encoding:
- the LOC114186857 gene encoding uncharacterized protein LOC114186857, which translates to MDIMQQNDNNNLTEHASNSPPSSPYISNLIGAPQLNPRVGDEYQVKVPSLIKESERLQLLRNPAESEIGPDNSLSFAIGLPISVTWIHNAKDCSENEGWGCVGDNADELKPTTFQSEITGDSNSSELGESKNFALAPGILSNPWSDSDAEVFLLGLYIFGKNFIQIQRFLENKEMGEILAFYYGKFYKSDEYRRWSDCRKIKGRKSAIGQKLFTGRRQQELLSRLIPHVSGESKDTLIQVSKSYTEGRASLEEYISSLKSTVGLGILVGAVGIGKEKDDLTTLVLEPVKNNKVFSVPTCKAWSSLGPNDILKFLTGFRLSKARSNDLFWEAVWPRLLARGWHSEQPKNRGYVSSKDYLVFLIPGVKTFSRRKLVKGDHYFDSVSDVLSKVVAEPNLLDLEEAKVGSCDDEEPERGSNEDDDSDYQRQCYLKPRASTYNTDQIKFTVIDTSLVHGGKPSDLREFKPAPVNPVGEVEVNVADTHEEAKLMSEVNHNKNISENIDQKLAGTSVPCERKLLKVRELQFLPIEEEDASKVLDNLRESKGSYYDDSPSVMEASMLDIGNADNQNNAKKMVQSLENKKTSVSNDNMLKRTIKHQFKRRARSGNSNHVVVPIKRRRLAACSKAETSHIIKNSSGDSRSEKMALSHTKVDDPFTCQKNGSLIPSSDEKSLEKNNKESILNEKGDSVTFNIPQAPLKSEIDVVMAMLEEDKQSLKPNDPCLLSDTKGVIEEPLGASSDVSSVEQQPSITSRRQSKRNRPLSVRALESLANEFLYGERRQKRKLVPTQTDAFNVCRKARTRSKTMPHNQSSDNVTAVLVEEKQLNGNSTA; encoded by the exons ATGGATATAATGCAGCAGaatgacaataataatttaactgaACATGCATCTAATAGTCCTCCAAGTTCACCTTATATAAGCAATTTAATTGGAGCTCCACAGCTGAATCCTCGAGTTGGTGATGAATATCAGGTGAAAGTTCCTTCCCTAATAAAAGAATCAGAACGACTTCAGCTTCTAAGGAATCCTGCTGAGTCAGAAATTGGGCCTGACAACTCACTTTCATTTGCAATTGGTTTACCCATCTCTGTCACATGGATACATAATGCAAAGGATTGTAGTGAAAATGAAGGGTGGGGATGTGTTGGAGACAATGCAGATGAACTCAAACCAACCACATTTCAATCTGAGATCACAGGAGACAGCAATTCATCTGAACTGGGTGAAAGCAAAAATTTTGCATTGGCTCCTGGCATATTAAGTAACCCCTGGAGTGATTCTGATGCAGAAGTTTTTCTCCTTGGTTTGtatatttttgggaaaaatttCATTCAAATACAACGATTCTTAGAGAACAAAGAGATGGGGGAAATACTTGCATTTTATTATGGAAAGTTTTACAAATCTGATGAATATCGTAGATGGTCAGACTGTAGGAAGATAAAAGGGAGGAAATCTGCAATTGGACAGAAACTTTTCACTGGTCGCAGGCAACAAGAACTACTGTCCCGCTTGATTCCCCATGTCTCAGGAGAATCTAAAGATACTCTGATACAG GTTTCTAAGTCTTATACCGAGGGTAGAGCTTCTTTAGAAGAATACATATCTTCTCTAAAATCCACTGTCGGACTTGGTATTCTTGTGGGAGCAGTTGGTATTGGTAAGGAGAAGGATGATCTTACTACTCTTGTTCTGGAACCTGTGAAGAACAATAAGGTGTTTTCAGTGCCAACTTGCAAGGCTTGGTCTTCTCTTGGACCAAATGACATACTGAAATTTTTAACAGGATTTCGACTGAGCAAGGCTAGAAGTAATGATCTCTTTTGGGAAGCTGTTTGGCCTCGCTTACTAGCAAGAGGGTGGCACTCTGAGCAACCAAAAAATAGAGGTTATGTGAGCTCCAAAgattatctggtttttcttatCCCAGGTGTTAAGACCTTTTCAAGGAGAAAACTTGTGAAAGGTGATCATTACTTTGATTCTGTTAGTGATGTCTTGAGCAAAGTGGTAGCTGAGCCGAATCTTCTTGATCTTGAAGAAGCTAAAGTTGGTAGCTGTGATGATGAAGAGCCAGAAAGGGGATCGAATGAGGATGATGATTCTGATTACCAACGTCAATGTTACCTCAAGCCTCGAGCTTCAACTTACAATACAGATCAGATAAAATTCACGGTTATTGATACCAGTTTGGTGCATGGAGGGAAACCATCTGATTTAAGAGAATTTAAACCTGCACCTGTTAATCCAGTGGGTGAAGTTGAGGTAAATGTTGCTGATACACATGAAGAGGCCAAACTAATGAGTGAAGTAAACCATAACAAGAACATTTCTGAAAACATTGATCAAAAGTTGGCTGGTACCAGTGTACCTTGTGAAAGAAAGTTATTGAAGGTGAGAGAACTGCAATTCCTGCCAATTGAAGAGGAAGATGCATCTAAGGTGCTTGATAATTTAAGAGAAAGTAAGGGTAGCTACTATGATGATTCACCAAGTGTAATGGAAGCTAGTATGTTGGACATTGGTAATGCGGATAACCAAAATAATGCTAAGAAAATGGTCCAAAGCTTGGAAAATAAGAAGACCTCTGTGTCTAATGATAATATGCTAAAAAGGACTATAAAGCATCAGTTTAAACGAAGAGCAAGATCAGGTAATTCCAACCATGTTGTTGTTCCCATCAAAAGGAGAAGATTGGCTGCTTGTTCCAAGGCAGAGACAAGCCACATCATCAAGAATTCTTCAGGAGACTCAAGATCAGAAAAAATGGCTTTATCCCACACAAAGGTTGATGATCCTTTTACCTGTCAGAAGAATGGAAGTTTAATTCCTTCTTCAGATGAAAAAAGTCTGGAAAAGAATAACAAAGAAAGCATTCTCAATGAGAAAGGTGATTCAGTCACCTTCAACATTCCTCAAGCTCCTTTGAAATCTGAAATTGATGTGGTGATGGCAATGTTGGAGGAAGATAAGCAGAGTTTGAAGCCAAATGATCCATGTTTATTATCTGACACTAAAGGGGTAATTGAGGAGCCACTAGGAGCCTCTTCTGATGTTAGTTCTGTGGAGCAGCAACCTAGTATAACTTCGAGGAGGCAGAGCAAAAGAAACCGACCATTATCAGTTAGAGCGCTTGAATCTCTAGCAAATGAGTTCTTGTATGGAGAAAGAAGACAGAAAAGGAAACTCGTCCCGACACAAACTGATGCATTTAATGTTTGCCGCAAGGCTCGTACAAGAAGCAAAACCATGCCTCACAATCAGAGTTCAGATAATGTGACTGCAGTTTTAGTAGAAGAAAAGCAGTTGAATGGCAACAGCACTGCTTAG